A region from the Trueperaceae bacterium genome encodes:
- a CDS encoding FAD-binding oxidoreductase, giving the protein MNGLESGGTSPSGSGFRGGPAARFGSGLLDEVGGEVSGETGSEGTAHAAVDVLVIGGGIAGATLHYYLARSGVDSLLVDAGAEGASGASSVPAALLNPNRGRSGRSSLADQEGLAAFWRLVAELEAAGHEPGATRSGVLRVADNPRQARAWRRLPDTTWLEPGAVDPVYHAPFGAMLVERGGWVRPALLLGALEAGAAAAGGRTRRGIDVGGLSETVTGVSATIDGGAIVARKAVLCTGAATRPGLRQPAFETVWGEALVLSAPVAAPYPLAGAVVAAFGPVGPAGMAEVYVTGGHSAAPAPAWPHEQWSGPAPEGDGGAEGDGVAGVARPPHPLVSALAWQVPGVAGARVVRRWVGARAKRPSGEPVARRLTRNVHVLGALGGRGFLRAATLAEALGRRLVEELAR; this is encoded by the coding sequence ATGAACGGGCTCGAGAGCGGGGGCACGAGCCCGTCAGGCAGCGGGTTCCGTGGCGGACCCGCTGCCCGGTTCGGAAGCGGTCTCCTCGACGAAGTCGGCGGCGAGGTCAGCGGCGAGACGGGCAGCGAAGGGACCGCGCATGCGGCCGTCGACGTGCTAGTCATCGGCGGGGGGATAGCGGGCGCCACGTTGCATTACTACCTAGCGCGCTCCGGGGTGGACTCGCTGCTCGTGGATGCCGGCGCGGAGGGCGCCTCCGGCGCTTCCAGCGTCCCTGCCGCGCTCCTCAACCCCAACCGCGGCCGCAGCGGCCGGTCGTCGCTCGCCGACCAGGAAGGGTTGGCCGCCTTCTGGCGGCTGGTGGCGGAGCTGGAAGCGGCGGGCCACGAACCGGGCGCCACGCGGAGCGGCGTGCTGCGCGTAGCGGACAACCCGCGCCAGGCGCGCGCCTGGCGGCGCCTGCCCGACACGACGTGGCTCGAGCCGGGCGCGGTCGACCCCGTCTACCACGCTCCGTTCGGCGCCATGCTCGTCGAGCGCGGCGGGTGGGTACGCCCGGCGCTGCTCCTCGGCGCGCTCGAGGCGGGCGCGGCGGCGGCCGGCGGCCGGACGCGGCGCGGCATCGACGTCGGCGGCCTGAGCGAGACGGTCACGGGCGTGAGCGCGACGATCGACGGCGGCGCGATCGTCGCCCGCAAGGCGGTGCTCTGCACGGGCGCCGCGACGCGCCCCGGCCTCAGGCAACCGGCGTTCGAGACGGTGTGGGGCGAGGCCTTGGTCCTCAGCGCGCCGGTCGCGGCGCCCTACCCGCTCGCCGGCGCAGTCGTCGCGGCGTTCGGGCCGGTCGGCCCCGCCGGCATGGCCGAGGTCTATGTCACGGGCGGCCACTCCGCCGCGCCGGCACCGGCCTGGCCTCACGAGCAGTGGTCGGGACCGGCGCCGGAGGGCGATGGCGGAGCGGAGGGCGATGGCGTGGCCGGCGTGGCCCGCCCGCCGCACCCGCTCGTCTCCGCGTTGGCCTGGCAGGTGCCGGGCGTGGCCGGCGCGCGCGTCGTGCGGCGCTGGGTGGGCGCGCGTGCCAAGCGCCCGTCGGGCGAGCCGGTAGCGCGGCGCCTGACGCGCAACGTCCACGTGCTCGGGGCACTGGGAGGGCGCGGCTTCCTCCGCGCCGCCACGCTCGCCGAGGCGCTCGGCCGACGCCTGGTCGAGGAGCTGGCCCGCTAG
- the sdaAB gene encoding L-serine ammonia-lyase, iron-sulfur-dependent subunit beta produces the protein MSLLDQIGPVMVGPSSSHTAGACRLALLARNVLGAEPRHARFVLHGSFAKTAKGHGTDLALVAGTLGYYPDDERIRDAFEHAAAAGLAYEFTTADLGDIHPNSVLMELSAGGDGASVAVLGSSLGAGFVRVGQVNGFDVQVSGAYHALLALHTDRPGVIARVASVVADDGGNIATAFSARQRRGGHAMLSMEIDRPLADYAVTYLSSLPYVHWLRLLPAVMASDAPSSTGAVADGDAR, from the coding sequence ATGTCGCTCCTCGACCAGATCGGGCCCGTCATGGTCGGCCCCTCCAGTTCGCACACGGCGGGCGCCTGCCGCCTGGCGCTCCTCGCGCGGAACGTGCTCGGCGCCGAACCTAGGCACGCTCGCTTCGTGCTGCACGGCTCGTTCGCCAAGACCGCCAAGGGCCACGGCACGGACCTCGCGCTCGTGGCAGGCACGCTCGGCTACTACCCCGACGACGAGCGCATCCGCGACGCGTTCGAGCACGCCGCCGCCGCGGGCCTCGCTTACGAGTTCACCACCGCCGACCTTGGCGACATCCACCCGAACAGCGTGCTCATGGAGCTCAGCGCCGGCGGCGACGGCGCGAGCGTAGCCGTCCTCGGCTCCAGCCTCGGGGCCGGCTTCGTGCGCGTCGGTCAGGTCAACGGCTTCGACGTGCAGGTGAGCGGCGCCTACCACGCGCTGCTGGCGCTGCACACGGACCGTCCCGGCGTCATCGCGCGCGTCGCCAGCGTCGTCGCGGACGACGGCGGCAACATCGCCACGGCGTTCTCGGCCCGCCAGCGGCGCGGCGGGCACGCCATGCTGTCCATGGAGATAGATAGACCCCTCGCGGATTACGCGGTCACCTACCTGAGCAGCTTGCCGTACGTCCACTGGCTGCGGCTGCTGCCTGCCGTTATGGCGAGCGACGCCCCGAGCTCAACGGGTGCGGTCGCGGACGGAGATGCGCGATGA
- the mnmD gene encoding tRNA (5-methylaminomethyl-2-thiouridine)(34)-methyltransferase MnmD, which translates to MTQSRAPAVVVTADGSRTLASPIGEAYKSLHGALSEARSVYLEGSGVADRLARGWGADVLEVGFGTGLNFLVSATAAVESGAALRYRALELAPPSAATLRELRYAELLAPSRLPEALIAWRAGLGMSARAGWHAFEHDRVSLELFVGDALSSAWEAGDLPQVDAVYHDSFGPANAPGLWSGAFLARLARVLKPDGRLVSFCVAGAVRRALADEGLEVAKAPGPVGGKREVLVARRPAA; encoded by the coding sequence ATGACGCAGTCGCGTGCACCGGCGGTGGTCGTCACGGCCGACGGGTCCCGCACCCTCGCCTCCCCTATCGGTGAGGCGTACAAGTCGCTCCACGGTGCCCTCAGCGAGGCAAGAAGCGTCTACCTCGAGGGGAGCGGCGTCGCCGACCGCCTCGCCCGTGGGTGGGGCGCGGACGTGCTCGAGGTCGGCTTCGGTACCGGCCTCAACTTCCTCGTGAGCGCGACCGCCGCGGTGGAGAGCGGCGCCGCGCTGCGCTACCGGGCGCTGGAGCTGGCGCCCCCGAGCGCGGCGACGCTGCGCGAGCTGCGCTACGCCGAGCTGCTGGCCCCGTCCCGACTGCCCGAAGCCCTGATCGCCTGGCGCGCCGGTCTCGGTATGAGCGCGCGGGCAGGCTGGCACGCCTTCGAGCACGACCGCGTCAGTCTGGAGCTGTTCGTCGGCGACGCCCTGTCCTCGGCATGGGAGGCCGGCGATCTCCCCCAGGTCGACGCCGTGTACCACGACTCCTTCGGCCCGGCCAACGCGCCCGGGCTCTGGTCCGGCGCGTTCCTCGCCCGCCTGGCGCGCGTCCTCAAGCCCGACGGTAGGCTCGTCAGCTTCTGCGTCGCCGGCGCCGTGCGCCGGGCGCTCGCGGACGAGGGCCTGGAGGTCGCCAAGGCGCCCGGACCGGTGGGCGGCAAGCGCGAGGTCCTCGTGGCGCGCAGGCCGGCGGCATGA
- a CDS encoding NAD(P)/FAD-dependent oxidoreductase, producing the protein MPSRPRVVIIGAGFGGLHAAKRLAHAPVDVLLIDRNNYHTFQPLLYQVATAALDSGDIAYQVRGIFRRQANFRFRQGDVVGFDPTAKEVELRDGERVGYDYLVVAAGAVYHDFGTPGVRENAFVLKSLEKADALRSHILGRFEAAAADPRSVERGALTVVVVGAGPTGVEMAGALVELFDRVLGADYPELDLRLARVVVVEAGTGVLPTFGAGSQRYAERVLRRRGVDVRLGSTVAEVRADAVVLRSGEVIPTQTVVWAAGVRAHPVGEVLAESLGEALQRGWRLTVEPDLSLPGHPELFAVGDVAGAQGPDGRLLPQVAQVAIQGGKHVARAVVRRLQGLPSEPFKYHDLGSMAIIGRNAGVAELSPALLGLKLRGFLGWLGWLFLHLVYLPGFRNRFSALFSWAYEYLTYDRHARLILTQRPDTWEAEPAPSTLSDVAPHGETLDQVLT; encoded by the coding sequence ATGCCTAGCCGTCCACGCGTGGTGATCATCGGTGCCGGCTTCGGGGGCCTGCACGCGGCCAAACGACTGGCGCACGCCCCGGTCGACGTCCTGCTGATCGACCGGAACAACTACCACACCTTCCAACCCCTCCTCTACCAGGTGGCCACGGCGGCGCTCGACAGCGGCGACATCGCCTACCAGGTGCGGGGCATCTTCAGGCGTCAGGCCAACTTCCGCTTCAGACAAGGCGACGTCGTCGGCTTCGACCCCACGGCCAAGGAGGTCGAGCTCCGAGACGGCGAGCGTGTCGGCTACGACTACCTGGTGGTCGCCGCCGGCGCCGTGTACCACGACTTCGGCACTCCGGGCGTGCGCGAGAACGCCTTCGTGCTCAAGAGCCTGGAGAAGGCGGACGCCTTACGCTCTCACATCCTCGGGCGCTTCGAGGCGGCGGCGGCCGACCCGCGCAGCGTCGAGCGCGGCGCCCTGACGGTCGTCGTCGTCGGGGCCGGTCCTACCGGCGTCGAGATGGCCGGGGCGCTCGTCGAGCTGTTCGACCGCGTCCTCGGCGCCGACTACCCCGAGCTCGACCTGCGCCTGGCGCGCGTCGTGGTCGTCGAGGCCGGCACGGGCGTGCTGCCCACCTTCGGCGCCGGCTCGCAGCGCTACGCGGAGCGCGTGCTGCGCCGCCGCGGCGTCGACGTGCGGCTCGGCTCCACGGTCGCCGAGGTACGCGCGGACGCCGTGGTGCTGCGCTCCGGCGAGGTCATCCCCACCCAGACCGTCGTGTGGGCCGCCGGCGTGCGCGCCCACCCCGTCGGCGAGGTGCTGGCCGAGAGCCTGGGCGAGGCGCTGCAGCGGGGCTGGCGCCTCACCGTGGAGCCTGACCTCAGCCTGCCGGGGCACCCGGAGCTCTTCGCGGTCGGCGACGTGGCGGGGGCCCAGGGCCCGGACGGCAGGCTCCTACCGCAGGTGGCGCAGGTGGCCATCCAGGGCGGCAAGCACGTGGCGCGCGCCGTGGTCCGCCGCCTGCAAGGGCTGCCGTCCGAGCCGTTCAAGTACCACGACCTCGGCAGCATGGCCATCATCGGTCGCAACGCCGGCGTGGCCGAGCTCTCCCCCGCACTCCTCGGCCTGAAGCTGCGGGGCTTCCTCGGGTGGCTGGGCTGGCTCTTCTTGCACCTCGTCTACCTGCCGGGCTTCCGCAACCGCTTCTCCGCCCTCTTCAGCTGGGCCTACGAGTACTTGACGTACGACCGCCACGCGCGCCTGATCCTCACGCAGCGGCCGGACACCTGGGAAGCGGAGCCCGCGCCGTCAACCCTGAGCGACGTGGCGCCTCACGGTGAAACGCTCGACCAGGTCCTGACGTAG
- the menC gene encoding o-succinylbenzoate synthase — translation MKIERVELRALAVDIKFRFETSFGVERDLHKVLLVLHSGGLEGYGEVTANRVPGYSYETASVAWTALEEYVLPRVVGRDFQTPAQLLAAIKGIRGHNMAVAALETAFWDLQAKAAGLPLWRLLGGAREVIEVGASLGIQATTEATVAEAQHHVAEGYKRLKFKIKPGWDVVPLRAVRDALPDTHLTVDANSAYRLTDARVFRELDELGLDYIEQPLAHDDLVDHAKLQSLLLTPICLDESVHSAADARKGLALDAGRVINVKLGRVRGHLEARRVHDVALAFGAPVWCGGMLELGVGRAHNLHMSTLENYTLPGDTASASRYWGDDDIVEQRLDAVDGVQRLPSDGPGLGVTLRQDLVERFTVRRHVAQG, via the coding sequence ATGAAGATCGAACGCGTGGAACTGCGCGCACTGGCGGTGGACATCAAGTTCCGTTTCGAGACCAGCTTCGGCGTCGAGCGCGACCTGCACAAGGTCCTGCTCGTCCTGCACTCTGGCGGGTTGGAAGGTTACGGCGAGGTCACGGCCAACCGCGTCCCCGGCTACAGCTACGAGACGGCGTCCGTGGCCTGGACGGCCCTCGAGGAGTACGTCCTCCCGCGCGTCGTCGGGCGCGACTTCCAGACGCCCGCCCAACTGCTCGCCGCCATCAAGGGCATCCGCGGCCACAACATGGCCGTGGCGGCGCTCGAGACGGCGTTCTGGGACCTGCAGGCCAAGGCGGCCGGGCTGCCGCTCTGGCGCCTCCTGGGCGGCGCGCGCGAGGTCATCGAGGTCGGCGCCTCGCTCGGCATCCAGGCCACGACGGAGGCGACGGTCGCCGAGGCCCAGCACCACGTCGCGGAAGGGTACAAGCGCCTGAAGTTCAAGATCAAGCCGGGCTGGGACGTGGTTCCGCTCCGCGCCGTCAGGGACGCGCTGCCTGACACGCACCTGACGGTCGACGCCAACAGCGCCTACCGGCTGACCGACGCGCGCGTGTTCCGCGAGCTCGACGAGCTCGGGCTCGACTACATCGAGCAGCCGCTCGCGCACGACGACCTCGTGGACCACGCCAAGCTCCAGTCTTTGCTCCTCACGCCCATCTGCCTCGACGAGTCCGTGCACTCGGCGGCCGACGCCCGCAAGGGGTTGGCGCTGGACGCCGGCCGCGTCATCAACGTCAAGCTTGGGCGCGTGCGCGGTCACCTGGAGGCGCGGCGGGTGCACGACGTGGCCCTAGCCTTCGGCGCGCCGGTGTGGTGCGGCGGCATGCTCGAGCTCGGGGTGGGCCGCGCGCACAACCTGCACATGAGCACGCTCGAGAACTACACGCTCCCTGGTGACACCGCCAGCGCCAGCCGCTACTGGGGCGACGACGACATCGTCGAGCAGCGGCTCGACGCCGTCGACGGCGTTCAGCGCCTGCCGAGCGACGGCCCCGGCCTTGGCGTCACGCTACGTCAGGACCTGGTCGAGCGTTTCACCGTGAGGCGCCACGTCGCTCAGGGTTGA
- a CDS encoding 1-acyl-sn-glycerol-3-phosphate acyltransferase — translation MADRHPQGHGFLERLLSPRWFMPTAIVLVRAYARLFRGLRVTGLEHVPQGTGLVVACNHESSWDPPIVGVSINRKLEFMAKKELFVKPLSRAVMRGLRAFPVDREGQDIGAIKEALRRLQAGRAVGIFVQGTRNAGGAAALDGAAYLAQRAGTPLLPAAIWRERGKFRVAFGPALEAAGRTRDDASELTKAVMREIAALLPPAEERGGGGG, via the coding sequence ATGGCCGACCGGCACCCGCAAGGCCACGGCTTCCTCGAACGGCTCCTCTCGCCGCGGTGGTTCATGCCGACGGCCATCGTCCTGGTGCGCGCCTACGCCCGGCTGTTCCGCGGCCTGCGCGTCACGGGCCTCGAGCACGTGCCGCAGGGCACGGGGCTGGTGGTCGCCTGCAACCACGAGAGCAGCTGGGACCCGCCCATCGTCGGCGTCTCCATCAACCGGAAGCTCGAGTTCATGGCGAAGAAGGAGCTCTTCGTCAAGCCGCTCTCCAGGGCCGTGATGCGCGGGCTGCGCGCCTTCCCGGTGGACAGGGAGGGGCAGGACATCGGCGCGATCAAGGAGGCCCTCAGGCGCCTCCAGGCCGGCAGGGCCGTCGGCATCTTCGTACAGGGCACGCGCAACGCCGGCGGCGCGGCCGCCCTTGACGGCGCCGCCTACCTCGCCCAGCGCGCCGGCACGCCGCTCCTGCCCGCCGCCATCTGGCGCGAGCGGGGCAAGTTCAGGGTCGCGTTCGGACCCGCGCTCGAGGCAGCCGGGCGCACGCGGGACGACGCGTCCGAGCTGACAAAGGCCGTGATGCGCGAGATCGCGGCGCTGCTGCCGCCCGCGGAAGAAAGGGGCGGCGGGGGCGGGTAG
- a CDS encoding SulP family inorganic anion transporter — MRRKGSLAASEVSAAEPRSGKARSGAGRAFSVAWFVQNTSVGLVLGALAITMDISLAALLYGGQPEYLGRGIGLVLLGGAMLPLVVTLLTSLPGIFANAQDAPAAVLGALAAALGTQVVAGAPLAGEERFFTMVAIAACTALATGVVFMLFGLFRLGSLVRYLPYPVLGGFMAGTGWLLLTGGVGVMSGVRPSLHYLTDLLAADRLVLWAPGVALAVTLLVLTRLYRHFLVWPVTMLIVTIGFYVVMAVTGGDVDGWRARGLLLGPFPAGSLLAPFKASELQAVRWDVVLDHLPTMASAILIALIALLLNAIGVERVTGRKGDLNRELRAAGLGNLLAGGLGGSPGYQSLSFSTFNFTAGTGSRYAPIVAVGAMAACLLFGAGVVALVPKAVVGGLLAYFGLKFLHQWLYEALFDLPLSEYLVVVAILAVIVVAGVLPGVGVGLVLTVVLFVISSSRTDAVRYALGGADLRSRVTRSAAELARLAEHGGELMVVQLQGFLFFGTATALLERLERRVRSGPPVRSVILDFSRVSGVDATGLATIEDVFKLGESSGFELLLSAVPERLYRRLGRRRQGGEEAGAAFRFAKLDTALEHAEERLLERWDAKRDARGTEADAVAYYSGAGFDFADLLPYLTRRELRAGEVLIHKGDKADELYFLVEGQMTAVAEGGNGATTRLETLRSGGLLGELGFYRGGLRSATVRADRESTLLVLGEAALARLTAEAPGLAADLHREVARLMAGRVLHLMAAVDALER, encoded by the coding sequence GTGCGGCGCAAGGGATCCCTCGCGGCTTCCGAGGTGAGTGCGGCGGAGCCTCGGTCGGGTAAGGCGCGCTCCGGCGCCGGGCGTGCCTTCTCCGTGGCCTGGTTCGTGCAGAACACGAGCGTCGGCCTGGTGCTCGGCGCCCTGGCGATCACCATGGACATCTCGCTAGCCGCCCTCCTGTACGGCGGCCAGCCCGAGTACCTCGGGCGCGGCATCGGGCTCGTGTTGCTCGGCGGGGCCATGCTCCCTCTCGTGGTCACGCTCCTCACCTCGTTGCCCGGGATCTTCGCCAACGCGCAGGACGCGCCAGCCGCCGTGCTCGGCGCTCTGGCGGCGGCGCTCGGCACGCAGGTGGTGGCCGGAGCCCCGCTAGCCGGCGAGGAGCGGTTCTTCACGATGGTCGCCATCGCGGCCTGCACCGCCCTGGCGACCGGGGTCGTGTTCATGCTGTTCGGCCTCTTCCGGCTCGGCAGCCTCGTGCGGTACCTGCCCTACCCTGTATTGGGCGGCTTCATGGCCGGAACGGGCTGGCTCCTCCTCACGGGCGGGGTGGGCGTCATGTCCGGCGTCAGGCCCAGCCTGCACTACCTCACCGACCTCCTCGCGGCCGACAGGCTCGTGCTGTGGGCGCCGGGCGTCGCGCTCGCCGTCACCCTGTTGGTGCTCACGCGCCTCTACCGCCACTTCCTCGTCTGGCCCGTCACGATGCTGATCGTCACCATCGGCTTCTACGTCGTCATGGCCGTCACGGGCGGCGACGTGGACGGCTGGCGCGCGCGCGGCCTTCTGCTCGGGCCGTTCCCCGCCGGCTCCCTGCTGGCCCCGTTCAAGGCCTCCGAGCTGCAGGCGGTGCGGTGGGACGTCGTGCTCGATCACCTGCCCACCATGGCCTCCGCGATACTCATCGCGTTGATCGCGCTCCTGCTGAACGCCATCGGCGTCGAGCGGGTGACGGGGCGCAAGGGCGACCTCAACCGCGAGCTCCGCGCCGCCGGCCTCGGCAACCTGCTGGCCGGCGGGCTCGGCGGCTCCCCCGGCTACCAGAGCCTGAGCTTCTCGACGTTCAACTTCACCGCCGGCACCGGCTCACGCTACGCTCCCATCGTCGCCGTCGGCGCCATGGCCGCGTGCCTCCTGTTCGGCGCCGGGGTCGTGGCGCTCGTGCCGAAGGCTGTCGTGGGCGGCCTGCTGGCGTACTTCGGCCTCAAGTTCCTCCACCAGTGGCTCTACGAGGCGCTCTTCGACCTGCCGCTCAGCGAGTACCTAGTGGTGGTCGCCATCCTCGCTGTCATCGTCGTGGCGGGGGTGTTGCCCGGCGTCGGGGTCGGTCTCGTCCTCACCGTCGTCCTGTTCGTGATCAGCTCGAGCCGCACGGACGCCGTCAGGTACGCGCTTGGCGGCGCCGACCTGCGCTCGCGCGTCACGCGCAGCGCGGCGGAACTGGCGCGCCTGGCCGAGCACGGCGGCGAGCTCATGGTCGTGCAGCTCCAGGGGTTCCTGTTCTTCGGGACCGCCACCGCGCTGCTCGAACGCCTGGAACGCCGCGTGCGCTCCGGGCCGCCCGTGCGGTCGGTCATCCTAGACTTCTCGCGCGTGTCGGGGGTCGACGCCACCGGCCTGGCGACGATCGAGGACGTCTTCAAGCTCGGCGAGAGCTCCGGGTTCGAACTGCTGCTCAGCGCCGTGCCGGAGCGCCTCTACCGGCGCCTCGGTCGGCGGCGGCAGGGCGGTGAGGAGGCCGGCGCGGCGTTCCGTTTCGCCAAGCTCGACACGGCGCTCGAGCACGCCGAGGAGCGGCTGCTCGAGCGCTGGGACGCGAAACGCGACGCGCGCGGCACCGAGGCCGACGCGGTCGCCTACTACTCCGGCGCCGGCTTCGACTTCGCCGACCTGTTGCCCTACCTGACCCGCAGGGAGCTGCGCGCCGGCGAGGTGCTCATCCACAAGGGCGACAAGGCGGACGAGCTCTACTTCCTCGTCGAGGGCCAGATGACCGCGGTAGCGGAAGGCGGAAACGGCGCGACCACGCGCCTGGAGACCCTACGCTCCGGCGGGCTGCTCGGCGAGCTCGGGTTCTACCGCGGTGGGCTGCGTAGCGCAACGGTGCGCGCCGACCGCGAATCGACGCTGCTGGTGCTGGGCGAGGCGGCCCTGGCGCGGCTCACGGCCGAGGCCCCCGGACTGGCCGCCGACCTGCACCGTGAGGTGGCGCGGCTCATGGCCGGTCGCGTGCTGCACCTGATGGCGGCCGTCGACGCTTTGGAGCGCTAG
- the sdaAA gene encoding L-serine ammonia-lyase, iron-sulfur-dependent, subunit alpha: MTLADIMLYPGKASELVLQDDLGDDAAARSHLLTTMLARVGEMRDSIRRGLASTAPSRTGMVGWNAKTLHDAPDALDAPLLKRVQAYAMAVNEENARMGRIVAAPTAGSAGTVPGALIGVADHLGKDDSDLVMPLVLAAGIGQVISKSMFIAGSTGGCQAEIGSSAAMAAAAVTELLGGSARACVHAAAQALMNTIGLVCDPVGGYVEVPCVSRNAFYAVHAVSAAQLALAGVESFIPPDEVVYAMAAVGRMLPPELRETGEGGLADTPTGRRVALKMAR, from the coding sequence ATGACCCTGGCAGACATCATGCTCTACCCCGGTAAGGCCTCGGAGCTCGTCCTGCAAGACGACCTCGGCGACGACGCCGCGGCCAGGAGCCACCTCCTCACGACCATGCTCGCTCGCGTCGGCGAGATGCGCGACTCCATCCGCCGCGGCCTCGCCAGCACGGCCCCCAGTCGCACTGGCATGGTCGGGTGGAACGCCAAGACCCTCCACGACGCCCCGGACGCCCTGGACGCGCCGCTCCTCAAACGCGTGCAGGCGTACGCCATGGCCGTGAACGAGGAGAACGCGCGCATGGGCCGCATCGTCGCCGCGCCGACGGCCGGCAGCGCCGGGACCGTGCCGGGCGCGCTCATCGGCGTGGCCGATCACCTGGGCAAAGACGACTCCGACCTCGTGATGCCCCTCGTCCTGGCTGCGGGCATCGGGCAAGTCATCAGCAAGAGCATGTTCATCGCCGGCTCGACCGGCGGCTGCCAGGCCGAGATCGGCTCGAGCGCCGCCATGGCGGCCGCGGCCGTCACGGAGCTGCTGGGCGGGAGCGCCCGCGCCTGTGTGCACGCCGCCGCCCAGGCCCTCATGAACACCATCGGCCTGGTGTGCGACCCGGTCGGGGGCTACGTCGAGGTGCCGTGCGTGTCGCGCAACGCGTTCTACGCGGTGCACGCCGTCTCGGCGGCGCAGTTGGCCCTCGCCGGGGTCGAGTCGTTCATCCCGCCGGACGAGGTCGTCTACGCCATGGCCGCGGTCGGCCGCATGCTCCCGCCGGAGCTACGGGAGACAGGCGAGGGCGGGCTCGCCGACACGCCGACGGGGCGCCGCGTGGCCCTGAAGATGGCGCGCTGA